In Malus sylvestris chromosome 15, drMalSylv7.2, whole genome shotgun sequence, a single genomic region encodes these proteins:
- the LOC126604486 gene encoding calmodulin-like protein 30 — protein sequence MSNFSFFRFQYGTPRKPPNKPAPQMSNISKETTQVSFSKERFKRSRFSRPSSQPKVEEVRYVFDKFDMNKDGRISREEYKSALKTLDKDIAEGEIAKTFKALDSDGDGFIGFTEFVETFNMGNDEARKADIESAFRVFDLDGNGKISAEELSLVLKKLGENCSLGACRNMVKAVDSDGDGLIDMNEFTKMMGSFKTPTV from the coding sequence atgtcaAATTTCAGCTTTTTCAGGTTTCAATATGGCACTCCAAGAAAGCCTCCAAACAAACCAGCTCCTCAAATGAGTAATATCTCCAAAGAAACAACCCAAGTGAGCTTCTCCAAAGAAAGGTTTAAAAGGTCTCGTTTTTCAAGGCCTTCATCCCAACCAAAAGTGGAGGAAGTAAGATATGTGTTCGATAAATTCGACATGAACAAAGATGGTAGAATCAGCAGGGAGGAGTACAAGTCGGCTCTCAAGACCCTGGACAAAGACATTGCAGAGGGTGAGATTGCCAAGACATTCAAGGCCCTTGACTCTGATGGGGATGGCTTCATTGGGTTCACCGAGTTTGTGGAAACGTTCAACATGGGAAATGATGAGGCGAGAAAGGCGGACATCGAAAGCGCGTTTCGAGTGTTCGATTTGGATGGGAATGGGAAAATAAGTGCAGAGGAGTTGTCTCTGGTGTTGAAGAAGTTGGGAGAGAATTGCAGCCTTGGGGCTTGTAGGAATATGGTGAAAGCTGTGGACTCTGATGGTGACGGTTTAATTGACATGAATGAGTTTACCAAAATGATGGGAAGCTTCAAAACACCAACTGTTTAA